Proteins encoded by one window of Rhodamnia argentea isolate NSW1041297 chromosome 6, ASM2092103v1, whole genome shotgun sequence:
- the LOC115734158 gene encoding GRF1-interacting factor 1-like: MQQHLMQMQPMMAAYYPNNVTTDHIQQYLDENKSLILKIVESQNCGKLSECAENQAKLQRNLMYLAAIADSQPQPPSLHPQFPSSTIAQPGSYYMQHQQAQPMTPQSLMAARSSMLYTQQQPYSSLHGQPSMSSGASSGLNLLQSESGHSGGNGALGGGGFPEGLQVGGRGMAGGNKHDLGSSSSGEGRGGGLGSGGQGGADGGETLYLKSADDGN; the protein is encoded by the exons ATGCAGCAGCACCTGATGCAGATGCAGCCCATGATGGCCGCTTATTATCCTAACAACGTCACTACTGATCACATTCAACAG TATTTGGACGAGAACAAGTCACTGATTTTGAAGATCGTTGAGAGCCAAAACTGTGGGAAGCTGAGCGAATGTGCAGA GAACCAGGCTAAGCTACAGAGAAACCTTATGTACCTCGCTGCTATTGCTGATTCTCAACCTCAGCCGCCGAGTTTGCATCCTCAG TTTCCCTCAAGTACCATTGCACAGCCTGGATCATACTATATGCAGCACCAGCAAGCTCAGCCGATGACCCCACAGTCGCTCATGGCCGCTCGATCTTCCATGCTGTACACCCAGCAACAACCCTATTCCTCGTTGCACGGCCAGCCAAGCATGAGCTCCGGCGCTAGCTCAGGGCTGAACCTTTTGCAAAGCGAGAGCGGCCACTCGGGAGGTAACGGGGCCCTCGGAGGTGGAGGCTTCCCCGAGGGCTTGCAGGTTGGTGGGAGGGGAATGGCGGGTGGGAACAAGCACGATCTGGGGAGTAGCAGCTCGGGTGAAGGGCGAGGTGGCGGCTTGGGCAGTGGCGGCCAGGGTGGAGCAGATGGCGGCGAGACCCTCTACTTGAAATCGGCGGACGACGGTAATTGA